A single genomic interval of Myxococcota bacterium harbors:
- a CDS encoding enoyl-CoA hydratase/isomerase family protein: MASLVERSDSEGVSVLCLQRPEVLNALSPQLFSELRAHVERIATEVDRVGCVVLRGAGRSFSAGNDLRAIQAGERAPSPHFQAETLDLIERLPQPVIAAVQGHCYTGALELALAADLLIAAESARFADTHGKFGMTPTWGMSQRLPRRIGALRAKELMFSGRVVTGAEAVALGLANACVPDAELESRALGLARQIAGNSWFTLMTEKRLIRDGQSLGLDEALAHERKTSPGAGPDMRERLAKFQNR; the protein is encoded by the coding sequence ATGGCGAGCCTGGTCGAGCGCAGCGATTCCGAGGGGGTGAGCGTCCTGTGTCTCCAGCGTCCGGAGGTGCTGAACGCCCTCTCGCCCCAGCTGTTTTCCGAGCTGCGGGCGCACGTCGAGCGGATCGCGACCGAGGTCGACCGGGTCGGCTGCGTGGTGCTGCGCGGCGCGGGCCGCTCGTTCTCGGCGGGGAACGACCTGCGCGCGATCCAGGCCGGCGAGCGCGCCCCGTCGCCCCACTTCCAGGCCGAGACCCTGGACCTGATCGAGCGCCTGCCCCAGCCCGTGATCGCCGCCGTGCAGGGGCATTGCTACACCGGCGCGCTCGAGCTGGCGCTGGCCGCCGACCTTCTGATCGCGGCGGAGTCCGCCCGCTTCGCCGACACGCACGGCAAGTTCGGCATGACCCCGACCTGGGGCATGAGCCAGCGCCTGCCGCGCCGCATCGGGGCGCTGCGGGCGAAAGAGCTGATGTTCAGCGGCCGCGTGGTGACGGGCGCCGAGGCGGTCGCGCTCGGGCTCGCGAACGCCTGCGTTCCCGATGCGGAGCTCGAGTCACGGGCGCTCGGGCTCGCGCGCCAGATTGCAGGCAACTCATGGTTCACTCTCATGACCGAAAAGCGACTGATTCGTGACGGCCAGTCGCTCGGTCTGGACGAAGCGCTCGCCCACGAGCGAAAGACCAGCCCGGGTGCCGGGCCCGACATGAGAGAGCGACTCGCGAAGTTTCAAAATCGCTAG
- a CDS encoding AAA family ATPase encodes MEHLEFFELPSDPFQNDADARFYYESAPQKRARLRLLRGIHQRKGLAVLEGGPGLGKTTLAHVVLRALEEKDYAAHYLSIPHESCASGWLLPNVARAFGVPVLAGQVSQLVDQIHAQLVAITTARRMPVLLIDEAQLFRNREAMEEFRGLLNLSHEGRKLISLVLFGLPELGELLKLDPPLAQRVEVRVEMSAMDWLESQAYVSHRLRLAGAAKPVFSPDALEALFRWSGGVPRVLNTLADNAIFEGFLTETRPVDSHLVQTAAQALGLLRVPSDSLPNIPPPAPAAPDLLSVTEVAMPTDARKAEPELPKPARQTMPVAKPSPAPAPAVSPAARGPKIELPADDEPELAAAADREDDGAPDWLEPLSPMPQDTPPDPTAKSVELEEEPALDLSAEEAEPELMDLEEVVAEDTTPPTPARPTRVTSTPALSSPLDAEVEAELDLTSDDDEPQLGVDSDDDGDVSLRSLMREDSSDGEEEAVLAELGPASAEPEDLAPVRRTTPQAKPSPLRPTPAKAVAARPAPAKPTPAKPAPAKVTPPRSRNAEDEFDLSGLVDEDEPSRPQPALAAPAKDDDDDLDALFDEIQIGDK; translated from the coding sequence ATGGAGCATCTCGAGTTCTTCGAACTACCGTCGGATCCGTTCCAGAACGACGCCGACGCGCGTTTCTACTACGAGAGCGCGCCGCAGAAGCGCGCGCGCCTGCGCCTGCTGCGCGGCATCCACCAGCGCAAGGGCCTCGCGGTGCTCGAAGGCGGCCCCGGCCTGGGCAAGACCACGCTCGCTCACGTGGTGCTGCGCGCGCTCGAGGAGAAGGACTACGCGGCACACTATCTGTCGATCCCGCACGAGTCGTGCGCGTCGGGCTGGCTCCTGCCCAACGTGGCGCGCGCGTTCGGCGTGCCGGTGCTCGCCGGCCAGGTGAGTCAGCTGGTCGACCAGATCCACGCCCAGCTCGTCGCCATCACCACCGCCCGGCGCATGCCGGTGCTCTTGATCGACGAGGCGCAGCTGTTCCGCAACCGCGAGGCGATGGAGGAGTTTCGCGGGCTCCTGAACCTGAGTCACGAGGGCAGGAAGCTGATCTCGCTGGTGCTGTTCGGCCTGCCGGAGCTGGGTGAGCTGCTCAAGCTCGATCCGCCGCTCGCGCAGCGCGTCGAGGTGCGGGTCGAGATGAGCGCGATGGACTGGCTCGAGTCACAGGCCTACGTGTCGCACCGGCTGCGGCTCGCCGGCGCGGCCAAGCCGGTGTTCAGCCCCGACGCGCTCGAGGCGCTGTTCCGCTGGTCGGGCGGCGTGCCGCGCGTGCTGAACACGCTGGCCGACAACGCGATCTTCGAGGGCTTCCTCACCGAGACCCGCCCGGTCGACAGCCACCTGGTGCAGACCGCGGCCCAGGCGCTCGGCCTCTTGCGGGTGCCGTCGGACTCGCTGCCGAACATCCCGCCGCCGGCGCCCGCCGCGCCCGACCTCCTGTCCGTGACCGAGGTGGCCATGCCGACGGACGCGCGGAAGGCCGAGCCCGAGCTGCCCAAGCCGGCGCGCCAGACCATGCCCGTGGCGAAGCCGAGCCCCGCGCCCGCGCCGGCCGTCTCGCCCGCGGCCCGCGGCCCCAAGATCGAGCTGCCGGCCGACGATGAGCCCGAGCTCGCCGCCGCGGCCGACCGCGAGGACGACGGGGCCCCCGACTGGCTCGAGCCGCTCTCTCCGATGCCCCAGGACACCCCGCCCGATCCGACAGCGAAGAGTGTCGAGCTCGAGGAGGAGCCCGCGCTCGACCTGTCGGCCGAGGAGGCCGAGCCCGAGCTCATGGACCTGGAGGAGGTCGTCGCGGAAGACACCACGCCGCCGACCCCCGCGCGCCCCACGCGAGTCACTTCCACCCCCGCGCTGAGCTCGCCGCTCGACGCCGAGGTCGAGGCCGAGCTCGACCTCACCAGTGACGACGACGAGCCTCAGCTCGGCGTCGACTCCGACGACGACGGCGACGTGAGCCTCCGGTCACTCATGCGCGAGGATTCGAGCGACGGCGAGGAGGAGGCGGTCCTGGCCGAGCTCGGCCCCGCCAGCGCCGAGCCCGAGGACCTCGCCCCCGTGCGCCGCACCACGCCGCAGGCCAAGCCCTCGCCGCTGCGCCCGACTCCGGCCAAGGCGGTCGCAGCCCGGCCCGCGCCGGCGAAGCCGACCCCGGCCAAGCCCGCGCCCGCCAAAGTCACTCCGCCCAGGTCGCGCAATGCCGAGGACGAGTTCGACCTCAGCGGTCTGGTGGACGAGGACGAGCCCTCCCGCCCGCAGCCCGCGCTCGCCGCCCCGGCCAAGGACGACGACGACGACCTCGACGCGCTCTTCGACGAGATCCAGATCGGCGACAAGTAG
- a CDS encoding PQQ-dependent sugar dehydrogenase yields the protein MRFGSALALAFGVLCAAGLARAQTCNLPARVPFAGHNFPLDTPPVSQPMTPVIAFPNLPLLNRPVYITYAPDGSNRLFVVEQPGTIEVLQNDPNVSSFQTFLNITDRVYTNDQEMGLLGLAFDPQFATNHYFYVNYTTVGAACLDGVRCSKVSRFTVPAATPNDADETSELEIIEYAQPYENHKAGMMAFGRDGDLWISTGDGGSGGDPQGNAQNVSSLLGKMLRIDPRTDAFPADPRKFYSIPPGNPYSAGGGGAPEWWARGLRNPWRWSFDRLTGDLVIGDVGQDAYEEVDYLTAAQVASPPAGGYNFGWNQCEGFHDYGNNSCSSIVSTPPIIEYGHTQDGGYSITGGFVYRGNSLPGLYGAYLYADFVSERIWSWNGILPAATTQVSSLNSPSSWGEDRDGELYITQLYQGRIWKLTFNSTPPAPFPSLLSQTGLFANTASLTPAPGLVEYDVNTPLWSDRALKRRWVALPAGQKVHFKADGSFDFPVGTALVKHFELPVSPTATRRLETRVFLRQVDRWTGFTYRWSADGSDATLLSDGGNQIFPVDPNGTGTTTAQRWHYPSPSECLVCHSAPEGRVLGPRAVQLNRSFSYSGISDNQIHAWSCLGMFDVPPQTASAYGAYAALGDTTRSVNARARSYLASNCAICHQPAGPAPSSMDLRSQLTLAELNAIGVAPSEGDLGLPSPQRIKVGVPEQSVVWYRQQSDDPNVRMPKLSAIPDPNALPLFDAWIRTGLTTLDSDDDGVVDSADNCPRTPNPSQDDGGSFGSSSPDGIGAACQCGDTSGDGRVDAADGPLIRAALAKLGAALSGPANARCDSPSDTGECTIVSWARIQKRLSGAAGAHDQSCRAATIRQP from the coding sequence TTGAGGTTCGGTTCTGCGCTGGCGCTCGCGTTCGGGGTCTTGTGTGCGGCGGGGCTGGCGCGCGCGCAGACCTGCAACCTCCCCGCGCGCGTGCCTTTCGCCGGCCACAACTTCCCGCTCGACACGCCGCCGGTCAGCCAGCCGATGACTCCGGTGATCGCGTTCCCCAACCTGCCGCTCCTCAACCGGCCCGTGTACATCACCTACGCGCCGGACGGCTCGAACCGGCTGTTCGTGGTGGAGCAACCGGGCACGATCGAGGTGCTCCAGAACGACCCGAACGTGTCGAGCTTCCAGACCTTCCTGAACATCACCGACCGGGTGTACACGAACGACCAGGAGATGGGGCTGCTCGGGCTCGCATTCGACCCGCAGTTCGCGACGAATCACTACTTCTACGTGAATTACACGACTGTCGGCGCCGCGTGTCTCGACGGCGTGCGCTGCTCGAAGGTCTCGCGCTTCACCGTGCCCGCGGCCACGCCGAACGACGCCGACGAAACCAGCGAGCTCGAGATCATCGAGTACGCGCAGCCCTACGAGAATCACAAGGCCGGCATGATGGCGTTCGGGCGCGACGGCGATCTGTGGATCTCGACCGGCGACGGCGGCTCCGGCGGCGATCCGCAGGGCAACGCACAGAACGTGAGCTCACTGCTGGGAAAGATGCTGCGCATCGATCCACGCACGGACGCGTTCCCCGCGGATCCGCGCAAGTTCTACTCGATCCCGCCGGGCAATCCGTATTCGGCAGGCGGCGGCGGCGCTCCCGAGTGGTGGGCGCGCGGGCTGCGCAACCCGTGGCGCTGGTCGTTCGACCGGCTGACCGGAGACCTCGTGATCGGCGACGTCGGTCAGGACGCCTACGAGGAGGTCGACTATCTCACCGCGGCGCAGGTCGCGAGCCCGCCGGCCGGCGGATACAACTTCGGCTGGAACCAGTGCGAGGGCTTCCACGACTACGGGAACAACTCGTGCAGCTCGATCGTCTCGACCCCGCCGATCATCGAGTACGGCCACACCCAGGACGGTGGCTACAGCATCACGGGCGGCTTCGTGTACCGGGGCAACAGCCTGCCCGGCCTCTACGGCGCCTATCTCTACGCCGACTTCGTGAGTGAGCGCATCTGGAGCTGGAACGGGATCCTGCCCGCCGCGACCACGCAGGTCTCGAGCCTCAACTCACCCTCGTCGTGGGGCGAGGACCGCGACGGCGAGCTGTACATCACGCAGCTGTACCAGGGCCGCATCTGGAAGCTGACCTTCAACAGCACGCCGCCCGCGCCTTTTCCGAGCCTCTTGTCGCAGACGGGTCTGTTCGCGAACACCGCCTCACTCACTCCCGCGCCCGGGCTGGTCGAGTACGACGTGAACACGCCGCTCTGGTCGGATCGGGCGCTGAAGCGCCGCTGGGTGGCGCTGCCCGCCGGACAGAAGGTGCACTTCAAGGCCGACGGCTCGTTCGACTTCCCGGTCGGCACCGCGCTCGTGAAGCACTTCGAGCTGCCCGTCAGCCCGACCGCCACCCGCCGGCTGGAGACCCGGGTGTTTCTGCGCCAGGTCGACCGTTGGACCGGCTTCACCTACCGCTGGAGCGCCGACGGCAGCGACGCCACGCTGCTCTCCGACGGAGGGAACCAGATCTTCCCGGTCGATCCCAACGGCACGGGCACGACCACGGCCCAGCGCTGGCACTACCCGAGCCCCAGCGAGTGTCTCGTGTGTCACAGCGCGCCGGAGGGCCGGGTGCTCGGCCCGCGCGCCGTGCAGCTCAACCGGAGCTTCAGCTACTCCGGCATTTCCGACAACCAGATCCACGCCTGGAGCTGCCTGGGCATGTTCGACGTGCCGCCGCAGACCGCCTCGGCCTACGGCGCCTACGCGGCTCTGGGAGACACGACGCGCAGCGTGAACGCGCGGGCGCGCTCGTATCTCGCCTCGAACTGCGCGATCTGCCACCAGCCGGCCGGGCCCGCGCCGAGCTCCATGGACTTGCGCTCGCAGCTCACGCTCGCAGAGCTGAATGCCATCGGCGTGGCGCCGAGCGAGGGCGACCTGGGGCTGCCCAGCCCCCAGCGCATCAAGGTGGGCGTGCCCGAGCAGAGCGTGGTCTGGTATCGACAGCAGTCGGACGACCCCAACGTGCGCATGCCGAAGCTCAGCGCGATCCCCGACCCGAACGCGCTACCGCTGTTCGACGCCTGGATCCGCACCGGGCTCACCACGCTCGACTCCGACGACGACGGCGTGGTCGACTCCGCCGACAATTGCCCGCGCACGCCCAACCCGAGCCAGGACGACGGCGGAAGCTTCGGCAGCTCCTCGCCCGACGGCATCGGCGCCGCGTGTCAGTGCGGGGATACGAGCGGCGACGGCCGGGTCGACGCCGCCGACGGGCCGCTGATCCGCGCCGCGCTGGCCAAGCTCGGCGCGGCGCTCTCGGGCCCGGCGAACGCGCGCTGTGACTCGCCGAGCGACACCGGCGAGTGCACGATCGTTTCGTGGGCGCGCATCCAGAAGCGCCTGTCGGGCGCCGCAGGGGCGCACGACCAGAGCTGCCGCGCGGCGACGATCCGCCAGCCCTGA